From Mycoplasmopsis gallinacea, the proteins below share one genomic window:
- a CDS encoding DEAD/DEAH box helicase, translating to MKLTNVQERAVNEIANSFDLSSKNKVIFKAPTGAGKTFMISNVIDRIISESNGKKLIFVLATISDASLPQQLETHITKYLPYLNNNFEIKHVVSPSSSKIGIKVKDYSANIPVMHNGGLLIFGLASFGKGRIFTEEGILDTFLDNIKNSIDTELIYIRDEAHRANETKSLINDIEKANDKLKEAARFYIEMTATPKNIDNSIIVEITEDELKQDTTKLLKENLIYNKGIDELEEEEIENNQLLEKACEKFKEIKKAYVDKDNKYGLKGINPAMLIQVENKTKENQEEFEKRIQEIKTILNKYHLNWVTYFSDDKKDSSGREEVSLEKISRNSSDVDVIIFKVGPSVGWDIPRACMLVQLRNVSSETLSIQTVGRIKRNPAVKDTNIENWDLKNPVFSYYIYSYSKVPSIELYASFSLKKEYKNTEFISGIIDKNQYYDFKRSVEFQNKILELVSKTQLEEKCDLLMQEYETKGKIIYESEKLLNTNKKIIDKAIFNIIDLALANEDLIDKQKNYWNEKVKAAVLDKLKQISKELNFSYELVAYAFFTLKSSEIRKVYWSFQEDKYKANIGVDYKIIKSKLPDFFSIEKDDYKSNKGIFKLQLQEALNLKSAYESSHLSKNEKHNGNVNKEDKFLIYTSDNEKNFLNKFKKFLDKRVIESESIVTWAINPVHTGIYFEYIDGSTKDIRKSFPDYILKIKDHFVAIEVKGANDDYDIKKTEKIIEGYKQFLYEKELKLIKDSFTLVVFKPEGDEFNGMSTIKAINDKIDQYDSLSSFLNDIIKNVSLDQ from the coding sequence ATGAAACTAACTAATGTTCAAGAAAGAGCTGTAAATGAAATTGCTAATTCTTTTGATCTTTCATCCAAAAACAAAGTAATATTTAAAGCACCAACTGGTGCTGGTAAAACTTTTATGATTTCTAATGTAATTGACAGAATAATTAGTGAAAGCAATGGTAAAAAGTTAATTTTTGTGCTAGCAACTATTTCTGACGCTTCGCTTCCACAACAATTAGAAACACATATAACCAAGTATTTACCTTACTTAAATAACAATTTTGAAATCAAGCACGTTGTTTCTCCTTCATCCTCAAAAATAGGAATAAAAGTAAAAGATTATTCAGCAAATATCCCAGTTATGCATAATGGTGGTCTTTTGATTTTTGGGCTTGCTTCTTTTGGGAAAGGTAGAATTTTTACCGAAGAAGGAATTTTAGATACTTTTTTAGATAATATTAAAAACTCAATAGATACTGAACTTATTTACATTCGTGATGAAGCACATCGAGCTAATGAAACTAAATCATTAATTAATGATATTGAAAAAGCTAATGATAAATTAAAAGAAGCAGCTCGTTTTTACATTGAAATGACTGCTACTCCTAAAAATATTGACAATTCAATTATTGTAGAAATTACGGAAGATGAATTGAAGCAAGATACCACAAAATTATTAAAAGAAAATCTTATTTACAACAAAGGAATAGACGAATTAGAAGAAGAGGAAATTGAAAATAATCAATTACTTGAAAAAGCTTGTGAAAAATTCAAAGAAATCAAGAAAGCTTATGTAGATAAAGATAACAAATATGGGCTTAAAGGTATTAATCCAGCAATGCTAATTCAAGTCGAAAATAAAACCAAAGAAAACCAGGAAGAGTTTGAAAAAAGAATTCAAGAAATTAAAACAATTCTTAATAAATATCACTTAAACTGAGTTACATATTTTTCTGATGATAAAAAAGATTCCAGTGGTAGAGAAGAAGTTTCACTTGAAAAAATCTCAAGAAATAGTTCTGATGTTGATGTAATTATTTTTAAAGTTGGTCCTTCAGTGGGTTGAGATATCCCTAGAGCTTGTATGCTTGTGCAACTTAGAAATGTTTCTTCGGAAACATTAAGCATTCAAACTGTTGGAAGAATCAAAAGAAATCCCGCGGTAAAAGATACTAACATTGAAAATTGGGACTTGAAAAACCCTGTTTTTTCTTACTATATTTATTCTTATTCTAAAGTTCCTTCAATTGAGCTTTATGCTTCTTTTTCACTTAAAAAAGAGTATAAAAATACTGAATTTATATCAGGTATTATTGATAAAAATCAATATTATGATTTTAAAAGATCAGTGGAATTTCAAAACAAAATATTAGAACTTGTAAGTAAAACCCAACTTGAAGAAAAATGCGACTTACTTATGCAAGAATATGAAACAAAAGGCAAAATTATTTATGAAAGTGAAAAGCTTTTAAATACCAATAAAAAAATTATTGATAAAGCTATTTTCAATATAATCGATCTTGCTTTAGCTAATGAAGATTTAATTGACAAGCAAAAAAATTACTGAAACGAAAAAGTTAAAGCTGCAGTTTTAGATAAATTAAAACAGATCTCAAAAGAACTTAACTTTAGTTACGAATTAGTTGCTTATGCATTTTTCACTCTAAAAAGCAGCGAAATTAGAAAAGTATACTGAAGTTTCCAAGAAGATAAATATAAAGCTAATATTGGAGTTGATTATAAAATCATCAAATCAAAACTACCTGATTTTTTCTCAATAGAAAAAGATGATTATAAATCAAATAAAGGTATATTTAAACTTCAACTTCAAGAAGCTTTAAACCTTAAATCCGCATATGAAAGTTCACATTTATCAAAAAATGAAAAGCATAATGGAAATGTGAATAAAGAAGATAAGTTTCTTATTTATACTTCAGATAATGAAAAAAACTTCTTAAATAAATTTAAAAAGTTTTTAGATAAAAGAGTGATTGAATCAGAGTCAATTGTAACATGAGCTATCAACCCAGTGCATACTGGAATCTACTTTGAATATATCGATGGCTCAACAAAAGATATCAGAAAATCATTCCCGGATTATATTCTCAAAATCAAAGACCATTTTGTTGCAATTGAAGTAAAAGGTGCTAACGATGATTATGACATTAAGAAAACAGAAAAGATAATCGAGGGGTATAAACAATTCTTATACGAAAAAGAATTA